The nucleotide sequence TATGAAAACGTTAAGATGAGAGATGTTGTTGGAGGGCCTGCTCCAGAAGAAGTTGAAAAAAGGATAAAGGCATTTAAAGAGAGATTGAACAAATATGAAAAAGAAGTTAATGAAAAAATGCAAAAGATAAACAAAGTTAAAGAAACTCTGCTATCTTATGAGATTTAATTTATTTTATCAAAAAATCATATCTTTCCAAACATAAACTGCCATTATTATCCATATTGCCGCTAAAATATATCCCTCTTTTTTTCTTAATTTATAGTTAGATATTGGATAAAAAGCCCTAACTCCAGCTGGTGTCATTGAATCTCCAACTAAATGAGATAAATATCCAGCAATTATTGGTAATATGTAATGCAAAGTTCCATCAATTCCTGGATTTAATTTTATAATATCCAAAATAGCCCAAGCAAAGATGGCAAAAATCATCACTCTACCGAGTAAAATTTCATTAGTAACCATTAATAAAGATATCAACCCAGCAAAAACTGCTGAAATAAATGAGAGTTTGTAAGATAAATATCCCAAAATAAAAGATACAAATAACAAAGACCAAAATGTGTGAGTTAAAGTTCTATGCTCTGAAAAATAAGGAATTAAATATATCAAAAGAACTGAAACTCCTAAAATAAACAAATCAATATTAAACAAACTTTTATCAAAAAAGTAAAGTAAAATATTTATAAAAACAATCCCTCCAGATATTAAAATTCCTCTTTTAACAATATCTTCCTTAACATCATGGTCTAAATCTGGATACAAAGCCCCAGCTAATGCCAAAAATATCTGTTCTGGTGAAGAAATAAATGGCAATCCAAAGAT is from Methanocaldococcus bathoardescens and encodes:
- a CDS encoding metal-dependent hydrolase → MNWKGHTILGIIFGLPFISSPEQIFLALAGALYPDLDHDVKEDIVKRGILISGGIVFINILLYFFDKSLFNIDLFILGVSVLLIYLIPYFSEHRTLTHTFWSLLFVSFILGYLSYKLSFISAVFAGLISLLMVTNEILLGRVMIFAIFAWAILDIIKLNPGIDGTLHYILPIIAGYLSHLVGDSMTPAGVRAFYPISNYKLRKKEGYILAAIWIIMAVYVWKDMIF